One Misgurnus anguillicaudatus chromosome 22, ASM2758022v2, whole genome shotgun sequence DNA segment encodes these proteins:
- the LOC129440451 gene encoding uncharacterized protein, with protein sequence MGDNEVQMEITGQMQESQTSSADKIDLSLDDIIKLNKQEQKAGRGSNRARSKRAAVLKKLNQTPQQQRGRRGAQQYQGPGRVRGLRGQRGSRRGMMSRGSGVSPMNRAAANATTGEQFDQTTFTSRGTFRGRGRGRGRGLSRGALSARGQRGGRPFALDGGFSAARRAEKLEKYQTITNRKTASSGSTLTVSLPNATPAPVALNRTTGNQARRGGAALRGRSSGGASITSPKGIPLRFNYKATTNQTGLSLNDRFTDLRFSGRARGRGRGRGGIVGGGRGRGNIAQGGWGRGNIAQDGRGRGNIAQGGRGRGRAGFTRGRGLTRRGRGGARGFDRTVTLQ encoded by the exons ATGACATCATAAAGCTAAATAAGCAAGAGCAAAAAGCCGGCAGAGGTTCCAACAGAGCTAGGAGTAAACGCgcagctgtgttgaaaaagctCAACCAGACTCCACAGCAGCAGAGGGGACGCAGGGGAGCACAGCAGTACCAAG GGCCTGGCAGGGTGAGAGGTTTGAGGGGACAAAGGGGATCTAGAAGAGGCATGATGTCTAGAGGAAGTGGTGTCAGTCCAATGAACAGAGCTGCTGCTAATGCCACG acAGGTGAACAGTTTGATCAGACCACATTTACATCAAGAGGGACTTTCAGAGGACGAGGAAGAGGCAGAGGAAGAGGCTTGAGCAG GGGTGCTTTGTCAGCAAGAGGACAGAGAGGTGGAAGACCATTTGCATTAGACGGAGGG TTTTCTGCCGCAAGAAGGGCTGAGAAGTTAGAAAAATATCAGACAATAACAAA TCGAAAAACAGCATCATCTGGCTCAACACTGACAGTTTCCTTGCCAAATGCTACACCTGCACCTGTCGCTCT GAACAGAACTACCGGTAATCAGGCAAGGAGGGGTGGGGCAGCGTTAAGGGGCAGATCATCTGGAGGAGCAAGTATTACTTCACCCAAGGGCATTCCTTTGCGCTTCAACTACAAAGCAACTACTAACCAG ACGGGACTTTCCCTCAATGACCGTTTCACTGACCTAAGGTTCTCAGGACGAGCGCGGGGCCGGGGGAGGGGCCGAGGAGGTATTGTAGGTGGTGGAAGAGGCAGAGGAAACATTGCACAGGGTGGATGGGGCAGAGGAAACATTGCACAGGATGGACGAGGCAGAGGAAACATTGCACAGGGTGGACGGGGCAGAGGAAGGGCAGGCTTCACAAGAGGAAGAGGCTTGACAAGACGAGGAAGGGGAGGAGCAAGAGGATTTGATCGAACAGTAACTCTTCAGTGA
- the LOC129440400 gene encoding U2 snRNP-associated SURP motif-containing protein yields MADKKGKSVAVKRTLTKREQEEIKKKEEEKAAEVFEEFLASFDTSDKSGVKTFVRGGIVNATKEEEAAEVKKSKLYRPATKFTSPSHNASHVSSADSKKSASKKKVEEKKKSNLELFKEELKQIQEEREERHKRKKGDSGGVFPDVDLPLTRRSIFDDDPAVPNTTNLYIGCINPKMTEEMLCKEFGKYGPLASVKIMWPRTEEERTRVTNRGFVAFMTRRDAERALAALDGKTIMGFEMKLGWGKAVRIPPQPLYTPIGVLKTTAPPPPSGLPFNAQPRDRFRNDFTKPRSRSEDDFYKTLSEAVVTVVIPPERNLLSLIHRMIEFVVREGPMFEAMIMNQEKNNADFRFLFENKSQEHVYYRWKLYSILQGESPNKWRTSSFRMFRGGSMWKPPVLTPYLHGDEEAEENSFPIQEEEPKKGQLKAEHREKLEALLRGLTPRKEEIGDAMLFCLERAEAAEEVVSCITESLSIPHTPLQKKIARLYLISDILYNSCAKVANASYYRKFFETKLPEIFGDISETYRNIQARLQAEQFKQRIMVCFRAWEDWAIYPDSFLIQLQNIFLGIIKPGEEVIEKPEPASPDLDGAPLDGVPLERSEIDGVPLDDLDGSPLTWDPASLDGVPVDDIDGVPLGNPIDDIDGVPLDDGSDKTLPSVALSKWEKVDDSESSAKNDSDTELNSSGLKENEGDSDASSDDADSPSRFEGAEFKSSLKNFELSESKRTHLRELEVKVMKFQDELESGKRQRKSGMTLQQQVQHYRNRLLQKEFDKDDQEKRDKRSQKSKERSKKDERRDKGEERSKTRDKEKSRKSEDREKSRGRSRDKDERRERTRSRSPRKSKRSRSPSPQHKSWRSSSRSPHRSHKKSKKSKH; encoded by the exons ATGGCAGACAAAAAAGGAAAATCTGTGGCAGTGAAGAGGACACTAACAAAAAGAGAGCAAGAGGAAATCAAGAAAAAG GAGGAGGAGAAAGCTGCTGAAGTATTTGAGGAATTTTTAGCTTCATTTGACACTAGTGACAAAAGTGGTGTGAAGACCTTTGTACGAGGTGGCATTGTAAATGCAACTAAAG aGGAAGAAGCCGCAGAGGTGAAGAAAAGCAAACTGTACAGACCTGCCACTAAATTCACTTCTCCATCTCACAATGCCTCACATGTGTCGTCTGCAGACAGTAAAAAATCT GCCTCTAAAAAGAAAGTGGAAGAGAAAAAGAAGAGTAATCTGGAGCTTTTTAAAGAGGAGCTTAAACA AATACAAGAGGAAAGAGAAGAGAGACATAAAAGGAAGAAAGGAGACTCTGGAGGAGTGTTTCCTGATGTGGATTTGCCCCTGACGCGACGATCAA TATTTGATGATGACCCTGCAGTGCCAAACACAACAAACCTGTATATTGGCTGCATCAACCCCAAG aTGACAGAGGAGATGCTCTGTAAAGAGTTTGGGAAATACGGCCCTCTCGCCAGCGTTAAGATTATGTGGCCTCGCACGGAAGAAGAGAGAACGAGGGTCACCAACCGCGGTTTTGTTGCTTTCATGACACGAAGAGATGCGGAACGAGCTTTGGCCGCCCTGGACG GTAAGACAATAATGGGTTTTGAAATGAAGCTGGGTTGGGGTAAGGCAGTACGCATTCCCCCGCAGCCTCTTTACACTCCCATCGGGGTGCTGAAGACCACTGCCCCCCCTCCACCCTCTGGGCTGCCATTCAATGCCCAACCCAGAGACCGCTTCAGGAATGACTTTACCAAGCCACGCAGCCGCTCGGAAGACGATTTTTACAAG ACTCTGTCCGAGGCCGTAGTGACAGTGGTAATCCCCCCAGAAAG GAACCTGCTGTCCCTGATACACAGAATGATTGAGTTTGTGGTGAGAGAGGGACCCATGTTTGAGGCCATGATCATGAACCAGGAGAAGAACAACGCTGACTTTAG gtttttgtttgaaaacaaGAGTCAGGAGCACGTGTACTACCGATGGAAGCTATACTCCATTTTGCAG GGAGAGAGCCCAAATAAATGGAGAACTTCATCTTTTAGAATGTTTAGGGGCGGCTCCATGTGGAAGCCTCCCGTCCTCACCCCGTATCTCCATGGCGATGAGGAAGCAGAAGAGAACTCTTTCCCTATTCAAGAAGAAGAGCCAAAGAAAGGCCAGCTGAAGGCGGA ACACAGAGAAAAGTTAGAAGCTCTGCTGAGAGGGTTGACTCCTCGCAAAGAGGAGATCGGTGATGCCATGCTGTTTTGTCTGGAGAGAGCAGAGGCTGCCGAGGAGGTTGTCTCCTGCATCACAGAGTCTCTGTCCATACCACACACACCACTACAAAAGAAG ATTGCCAGACTATACCTCATATCTGACATCCTCTACAACTCCTGCGCCAAGGTTGCCAATGCGTCATATTACCGCAAATT TTTTGAGACAAAACTGCCTGAGATATTTGGAGACATCAGTGAAACATATCGGAACATCCAGGCCAGACTCCAGGCAGAGCAGTTTAAG CAAAGGATCATGGTGTGTTTCCGTGCGTGGGAGGACTGGGCAATTTATCCAGATTCTTTTCTGATCCAACTGCAGAATATATTCCTAGGGATCATCAAACCTGGAGAGGAAGTGATTGAAAAGCCAGAG CCTGCATCTCCAGATCTTGATGGGGCACCGTTAGATGGTGTTCCTCTAGAAAGAAGTGAAATTGATGGGGTTCCCCTCGATGACCTTGATGGGTCACCTTTAACCTGGGACCCAGCCTCTTTAGATGGTGTACCGGTTGACGACATTGACGGTGTTCCCCTGGGAAACCCAATAGATGATATTGATGGCGTGCCAT TGGATGATGGCTCAGATAAGACTTTACCCAGCGTTGCTTTGTCCAAATGGGAGAAGGTGGACGACTCGGAGTCATCAG caaaaaatgACTCGGACACTGAGCTGAATTCAAG CGGCCTGAAGGAGAACGAAGGCGACTCTGACGCGAGCAGCGATGATGCTGACAGCCCCAGCAGGTTCGAGGGGGCGGAGTTTAAGAGTTCCCTGAAAAACTTTGAGCTGTCTGAAAGCAAAAGGACACACCTCCGAGAACTGGAG GTCAAGGTAATGAAGTTTCAAGATGAATTAGAGTCAGGTAAGAGACAAAGAAAATCAGGCATGACTCTCCAACAGCAAGTTCAGCACTACAGAAATCGACTGCTACAGAAG GAGTTTGACAAGGACGACCAAGAGAAGCGAGACAAACGGTCACAGAAATCTAAAGAGAGATCCAAAAAAGATGAGCGTAGAGATAAAGGAGAGGAAAGAAGTAAAACGCGAGATAAAGAGAAGAGTAGAAAGAGTGAAGACAGAGAGAAGAGTAGAGGACGGAGTCGAGACAAAGATGAGAGGAGAGAGAG AACGAGATCCCGATCACCACGAAAGTCCAAACGCTCCCGATCACCATCACCGCAGCACAAATCCTGGAGGTCATCGTCCCGATCACCACATCGCTCGCACAAAAAGTCCAAGAAGAGCAAACACTGA